From the Acidobacteriota bacterium genome, one window contains:
- a CDS encoding CHRD domain-containing protein, translating to MKRLAVLACAMSLVAVGCNKSINPVVPSGVVTLVAQLAGTSNVPPAGSLEAGATGSLQVTLTPAADGAYTASFALSLKGLVKSGVLPYPLDNGSAIVAAYIHQGAAGTLGAPVVPLPTITQAAPILSPTGTVLITISGVSVTSTAASGILANPSGYYFNLYSGLNPNGVLRGQLVKQ from the coding sequence ATGAAGCGCCTTGCCGTCCTCGCGTGCGCGATGAGTTTGGTTGCAGTTGGCTGCAACAAGAGCATCAACCCGGTGGTGCCGTCTGGTGTGGTCACGTTGGTGGCCCAGTTGGCGGGTACCTCGAACGTGCCGCCGGCGGGTTCTCTCGAAGCTGGTGCGACGGGATCGCTCCAGGTAACGTTGACGCCAGCGGCTGACGGCGCCTACACGGCGAGCTTCGCCCTCTCACTCAAAGGACTGGTCAAGTCGGGCGTGCTCCCGTATCCGCTCGACAACGGATCGGCCATCGTGGCGGCCTACATCCACCAGGGAGCGGCCGGCACGCTCGGGGCGCCGGTGGTGCCGCTGCCGACCATTACCCAGGCGGCTCCGATTCTGAGCCCGACCGGCACGGTGCTGATCACCATCTCGGGCGTGAGCGTGACGTCGACCGCCGCCAGCGGGATTCTCGCCAACCCATCCGGGTACTATTTCAACTTGTACTCGGGGCTGAACCCGAACGGCGTGCTGCGCGGGCAACTGGTCAAGCAGTAG